TGATCTTAAGGTGCGAGTCCTTGACCGAGCGGATCGCCTCCGAAGTGTTCACCTGCTGGTCCACGACGACGATGGCGTGGGCGGTGGCGTCGTCCACGTCGGCCAGGTAGACCTTGCGCACGGTGGCCTGCGAGGTGGCCTTGAGCTTGACGATGACCTGGGCCATGGCGCCGCCGAACGCGGCGTCGTAGGTGGTCAGGAAGTCGCCCGTGGCCTGGGCGGCGAGGGTGGAGCGGGTGCTCTGGAGGTTCTGGTAGTCGTAGCTGAGCAGGGCGCGGCTGAACGCGCTCGCGGCGCCGGACACCTCCAGGCGCAGGGCGCGCTCGGACTCCAGGCTCGCCCGGGCGTCCTCGGCCTGGGCGGCGGAGATCCACTGCAGGACCGCGGTGGCGGTGATCGCGGTCACCAGCATCGCGGCCAGCGCGCCCACCACCTTGGCCCGCGTGAAGCGGCGGCTCCTGGAGGGCGCCCCGCCGTCGGGTGCGGCGTCCGTGTCGGGTGCGGCCTGCGCGTCGGGTTCGGCCTCTGTGTCGGGGGTGGCCTGCGCGTCAGCGTCAGCGTCAGCGTCGGCAGGGGCGGGGGCGGGGGCGGGCGGGGGGTCGGCGACGGGGGTGCCGGTTCCGGGCTCGTCGGTCAAGGTGACTCCTCACGGCGGCGGGCGGCCCGGCCCACCGCGATCCAGCCCACGATGCCACCACTCACCACCACGGCGAGGAAGATCGCGGCAACCAGCGGGGCGACGTTCATCGGGCTTCCTGACGCGGCCCGCGTGGCGGCCGCGCTCCTGGACGATTCGGCGGTGCTCTCCAGCGACGGAGCCGGAGACGGGGAAGGCTCCTCGCCCGGCGACTCCGTGGCCCCGGCGGCGTCGGCGGGCAGAGCGGTGTTCGCGGAGGAGCCAGGCTCGGGCCCCGGGTCGGGGACGGGCCGGCGGGCGGGGCAGGCGCGCGTCCCGGGCACGGGGGGAGGCCCCAGGGCACTGGCGTACTCCTCGGCGGGGGTCGGCCCGCCCGGCACGCTGAAGATGAAGGACGCCTTGCCGTACACGGTGCCGCCGCGCCGGTCGGTGATGTCGCCGGCCAGGGAGAGCGCGGTCGGCACGATGCTCAGCAGGTGGTGCACGTCGCGCTCGGTCTGGGGGGAGAAGACGGGCTGGTGCGGCAGGCCGGCCGCCGTCAGCAGGCAGGAGAAGCCCGGCCTGGACGTGCGCACGGCCGTGTCGAGCTGGGCGAAGACGCCCGGCCCCTGGTCGAGGAAGGCGTTCAGGTCCGTACGGGAGGCCCGCAGCACCGCCGTCACCGTGCTCAGGTCGGAGATCCCGGAGGCCAGCTGCCCCCGCTTCCCGGCCAGCGTGTGAGTGAGCCGGGTGAGCTGCACCGACAGGTCGTCCAGGACGGCGGCGTTGTCGGCCAGGGTGCCGGTCAGGGTGTGGGCGTCGTCGACGATGCGCCTGATCGCGGGCGCCCGCCCGTCCAGTGCGACGGCCAGCTCGTGCACGATGGTGTCGGCGTCCTCGGGCGGCAC
The nucleotide sequence above comes from Nonomuraea gerenzanensis. Encoded proteins:
- a CDS encoding MlaD family protein: MRSRIYVNLGFFVLLGIVMTVWAFSTIIRLDAIERPYRVSAEFVSSPGLIRGFDVAYLGVRVGKIGEVRLAPGKIVVGLDIDREIRLPKGVTAEVRRRSAIGEPYVALSPPPTGVTGPALAPGDTIPLASTTVPLDYKKLFEGVGKLLNAVPPEDADTIVHELAVALDGRAPAIRRIVDDAHTLTGTLADNAAVLDDLSVQLTRLTHTLAGKRGQLASGISDLSTVTAVLRASRTDLNAFLDQGPGVFAQLDTAVRTSRPGFSCLLTAAGLPHQPVFSPQTERDVHHLLSIVPTALSLAGDITDRRGGTVYGKASFIFSVPGGPTPAEEYASALGPPPVPGTRACPARRPVPDPGPEPGSSANTALPADAAGATESPGEEPSPSPAPSLESTAESSRSAAATRAASGSPMNVAPLVAAIFLAVVVSGGIVGWIAVGRAARRREESP